One part of the Deltaproteobacteria bacterium genome encodes these proteins:
- a CDS encoding DMT family protein, which translates to MRTVALLFCSNIFMTFAWYGHLKTLQSRPVWIAILASWGIAFFEYVLMVPANRIGVQHFTVPQLKVMQEVITMVVFAGFALLYLEAPLKLDYLWAALCLVGAAYFMFRAV; encoded by the coding sequence GTGCGGACCGTCGCGCTGTTGTTCTGCTCCAACATCTTCATGACCTTCGCCTGGTACGGGCACCTGAAGACTCTCCAGTCCCGGCCGGTGTGGATCGCCATCCTCGCGAGCTGGGGGATCGCCTTCTTCGAATACGTCCTGATGGTCCCGGCGAACCGGATCGGCGTGCAGCACTTCACCGTCCCGCAGCTCAAGGTGATGCAGGAGGTGATCACCATGGTCGTCTTCGCCGGGTTCGCCCTCCTGTACCTCGAGGCGCCGCTGAAGCTCGACTACCTCTGGGCCGCCCTGTGCCTCGTGGGGGCGGCGTACTTCATGTTCCGGGCGGTCTGA